One Vallitalea pronyensis genomic region harbors:
- a CDS encoding ABC transporter substrate-binding protein, whose amino-acid sequence MKKLVSILIIISVLCMGCTGQSRQQQVNQNGAGEAAQEKVLNMAVFWFDSNLEPTEGWNGWALTRCGIGENLVQVDENLEFKPVIAASYEQVDELTTIFQIRENVTFHNGHVVDAKACKASIERALDISDRDDVKFPVESITAEGQTLTIKTTIPYATLINNLADPVFVIVDASVADDEQFKFKPITTGAFKVETFTPSVGMTLHKHTSHWSGDIGVDVVNVKYIQDASTRTMTLQSGEIDLATQVSPKDLALFENDDHYVVQKGPNLRVFLLRINMDKPYMKHLAFRQALCYGIDKATYASQIVKGIPAKGPFNDMLPFHVKEDDAYPYNPEKANELLDQLNMVDTDGDGIREMNGENMILTYISRSNHGNDANNIGMAMQSQYREIGLGVDIVQVENYADIASSGEYDLLWERWTSAPTADPQYFLEASYKTDSSGNYGHYSNQDLDKVCLALDKELNKDSRHRLGAEGAKILMDDVASIFLYYQEGTIVTNKNVGGVYRFISEVYYIDDRVTME is encoded by the coding sequence ATGAAAAAACTAGTAAGCATCTTGATCATTATCAGTGTCCTATGTATGGGATGTACAGGACAAAGTCGTCAACAACAGGTCAATCAAAATGGCGCAGGTGAAGCCGCACAGGAAAAAGTGTTGAACATGGCAGTGTTTTGGTTTGACAGTAATCTTGAACCCACTGAAGGCTGGAATGGTTGGGCGTTAACACGATGTGGTATTGGAGAGAACCTGGTTCAAGTGGATGAAAACCTTGAATTCAAACCCGTTATTGCTGCATCTTATGAGCAAGTGGATGAGCTGACAACCATCTTTCAGATAAGAGAAAATGTCACATTCCATAATGGTCATGTGGTGGATGCCAAAGCTTGTAAGGCGTCTATTGAGAGAGCTTTAGACATATCCGATCGGGATGACGTAAAATTCCCTGTAGAATCCATCACCGCAGAAGGGCAAACATTAACCATTAAGACCACTATACCCTATGCAACCCTCATTAACAATTTAGCAGACCCGGTTTTTGTCATTGTGGATGCATCAGTGGCTGATGATGAGCAGTTTAAATTCAAGCCGATTACAACAGGTGCATTCAAAGTAGAGACCTTTACGCCCAGTGTTGGTATGACGCTCCATAAGCATACATCCCATTGGAGTGGTGATATTGGTGTGGATGTGGTCAATGTGAAATACATACAGGATGCTTCAACACGTACCATGACATTGCAATCTGGTGAAATTGATTTAGCGACTCAAGTGAGTCCAAAGGATCTGGCTTTATTTGAAAACGATGATCATTATGTGGTCCAAAAAGGACCCAATCTAAGGGTGTTCCTTTTAAGAATTAATATGGACAAACCCTACATGAAGCATTTGGCGTTTAGACAAGCACTATGTTACGGTATCGATAAAGCCACCTATGCAAGTCAAATCGTTAAGGGTATTCCAGCTAAAGGACCTTTTAATGATATGCTGCCTTTTCATGTGAAGGAAGACGATGCCTACCCTTATAATCCAGAAAAAGCAAATGAACTATTGGATCAATTGAACATGGTTGATACAGATGGGGATGGTATTCGAGAAATGAATGGGGAAAACATGATCCTTACCTATATATCAAGATCAAATCATGGTAATGATGCCAATAACATTGGTATGGCCATGCAATCTCAATATAGGGAAATTGGTCTAGGTGTGGACATTGTTCAAGTAGAGAACTATGCAGATATAGCCAGTTCAGGCGAGTATGATTTATTATGGGAGCGATGGACTTCTGCCCCTACGGCTGACCCTCAATATTTTCTGGAAGCCAGCTATAAAACAGACAGCTCAGGCAATTATGGACATTACAGCAATCAAGACTTAGATAAGGTCTGTCTAGCACTGGATAAGGAACTGAATAAGGATTCAAGACATAGGTTGGGTGCTGAAGGTGCTAAGATTTTGATGGACGATGTGGCTTCTATTTTCTTATATTATCAAGAAGGAACCATTGTGACCAACAAAAATGTAGGTGGTGTTTACCGATTTATTTCAGAAGTCTATTATATTGATGACCGGGTAACCATGGAATGA
- the nikC gene encoding nickel transporter permease, translated as MTFKRKKVFFVMIASIAVLAIIFSMIAPLLAPNDPLATDFANILQEPSEQYPFGTDQVGRCIYSRILHGARVSLGTTILLLGIIFVLGLTLGIVSGLAGGFVDTAIMRMADTVLAFPDIVFAIAIVGVLGQGMKYTIIALSIIWWTKYARLTRTLVLDIKDREYIHAAVMGGASKLKVIRVYILPNIISPLIVKFALDIGGMMLSLAGLSFLGLGVQPPTPEWGNMLNEGRDYLQTASWLLIYPGLAIFIVVSIFNMLGDAIRDILDPKHV; from the coding sequence ATGACGTTTAAAAGAAAGAAAGTCTTTTTTGTGATGATTGCTTCCATTGCTGTTCTAGCCATTATTTTTTCAATGATTGCACCCTTATTAGCACCCAATGACCCATTAGCAACGGACTTTGCCAATATCTTACAGGAGCCCAGTGAACAATACCCTTTTGGGACAGATCAGGTAGGAAGGTGCATTTATTCAAGAATCTTACATGGTGCTCGTGTATCGCTTGGAACAACGATTTTATTATTGGGTATTATCTTCGTTTTAGGTTTAACCCTGGGCATTGTTTCTGGATTAGCAGGAGGATTTGTGGATACAGCCATCATGCGGATGGCTGACACAGTATTGGCATTTCCTGATATTGTGTTTGCCATTGCCATTGTAGGTGTATTAGGACAAGGCATGAAATATACCATCATAGCGCTATCCATTATCTGGTGGACCAAGTATGCACGATTAACAAGAACCCTGGTATTGGATATAAAAGATAGGGAGTACATACATGCAGCTGTGATGGGTGGTGCCAGCAAGTTGAAAGTGATTAGGGTCTACATCTTACCTAATATAATATCCCCCTTGATTGTGAAGTTTGCATTAGATATTGGTGGGATGATGTTATCCTTAGCAGGCCTATCCTTTCTTGGATTAGGTGTTCAACCCCCAACACCCGAATGGGGAAATATGTTAAATGAAGGCAGAGACTACCTGCAAACAGCATCGTGGTTGTTAATCTATCCTGGATTAGCCATCTTTATCGTGGTTTCCATATTCAATATGCTTGGGGATGCCATAAGAGATATCTTAGATCCAAAGCATGTATAA
- the nikB gene encoding nickel ABC transporter permease, which translates to MRKYIISRGIQLIIVMLLASFITFLLTYISPSDPAEMMLTAHDVIPTEELLEKTREEMGLNDPFIVQYGNWLIGVLRGNLGYSSSEREQVAVVLGSRMLMTIRLAVAAIVLLIVFSLSLGVLSAVKIHTFIDQVIKGISFAGISMPSFWLGLILIYYFVVKQRWFTITNPYDLNSVILPALTLAIPLSGRYIRQIRAAVLEQYTEDYVVGARARGIHEMRIMKKHILPNALKSIITLLGLSIAVLLGGTVIVENIFSWPGLGSMALNAVTYRDYALLQGYVLFMAFIYVSINFLVDVTTQLLDPRVRLGGYQDDV; encoded by the coding sequence ATGAGAAAATACATTATAAGTAGAGGCATACAACTCATAATCGTGATGCTGCTGGCATCTTTTATTACCTTTTTATTGACATATATCAGCCCAAGTGATCCAGCTGAAATGATGTTAACGGCTCATGATGTTATACCAACAGAAGAATTATTAGAAAAAACGAGAGAGGAAATGGGACTTAATGACCCATTTATCGTACAGTATGGCAATTGGTTGATTGGTGTATTAAGAGGCAACTTAGGTTATTCATCTTCTGAAAGAGAACAAGTAGCAGTGGTCTTAGGTAGCCGGATGTTAATGACCATCCGGTTAGCGGTAGCTGCTATCGTGTTGTTAATTGTTTTTTCTCTTTCATTAGGGGTGTTATCTGCAGTTAAAATTCATACGTTCATTGATCAGGTGATTAAGGGCATTTCTTTTGCAGGCATATCCATGCCAAGTTTTTGGTTAGGGTTGATATTAATCTATTACTTTGTTGTGAAGCAGCGTTGGTTTACCATAACAAATCCATACGATCTTAATAGTGTTATACTACCAGCCTTAACGTTAGCGATACCATTATCTGGACGCTACATTCGCCAAATCAGGGCGGCAGTATTGGAACAGTACACAGAAGATTATGTGGTGGGGGCAAGAGCCCGAGGTATTCATGAAATGAGAATAATGAAGAAGCATATATTACCCAATGCCCTAAAGAGCATCATTACCTTACTGGGCTTATCCATTGCTGTTCTCTTAGGAGGTACCGTTATTGTTGAAAATATTTTTTCTTGGCCGGGTCTAGGTTCCATGGCACTTAATGCCGTCACCTATAGGGATTACGCCTTGTTGCAGGGTTATGTATTATTTATGGCATTTATCTATGTAAGCATTAACTTCTTAGTCGATGTGACAACACAGTTACTTGACCCAAGAGTTCGGTTAGGAGGCTATCAAGATGACGTTTAA
- a CDS encoding AraC family transcriptional regulator: MKRFLNNKRWDIIVSNKAECMPEWDWYTKKNNWIGYHLWYVESGEATVETNGRITKLLEGDVYLFNLLQAHYCQHNPDKPLTVLTVYFRESEGLHQNYGQHLGSTKLIYDNPMFVRKLFENLRADFKSGNREEALIWLNAILSEQLLQLKTSEVSRIKKIVNSINNKPTYPYTLSYLANQCGYSINHFLRLFKQEIGVTPMTYCLQVKMNLAKHYILYSNYTINEIAILCGYKDVAYFSKQFKQLSGMSPSVFRNAFMTQPDQTK, from the coding sequence ATGAAACGTTTTTTGAATAATAAAAGATGGGATATTATTGTCTCAAATAAAGCGGAATGTATGCCAGAATGGGACTGGTATACCAAAAAGAACAATTGGATAGGGTATCACTTATGGTACGTTGAATCAGGAGAAGCCACTGTAGAGACCAATGGTCGTATTACAAAACTGCTAGAAGGCGATGTCTATTTGTTTAATCTATTACAGGCTCATTATTGCCAACACAACCCGGATAAGCCATTAACGGTTTTAACCGTTTATTTTAGAGAAAGCGAGGGATTGCACCAGAATTATGGCCAGCATTTGGGCTCAACAAAGCTGATATACGATAATCCAATGTTTGTAAGAAAGCTGTTTGAGAATCTTAGAGCTGATTTCAAATCCGGTAATAGAGAAGAAGCATTAATCTGGCTTAATGCCATATTAAGTGAGCAGCTGCTCCAATTAAAAACAAGTGAAGTGAGCCGGATTAAGAAAATCGTGAATAGCATTAACAACAAACCAACTTACCCCTATACGCTGAGTTACTTAGCCAATCAATGCGGCTATTCAATCAATCACTTCTTACGATTATTTAAACAGGAAATAGGTGTTACACCTATGACTTATTGTCTTCAGGTGAAGATGAATTTGGCAAAACACTATATCTTATATAGTAATTATACCATCAATGAAATTGCAATCTTATGTGGATACAAGGATGTTGCCTATTTCTCAAAGCAATTTAAACAACTATCAGGTATGAGTCCATCGGTCTTTAGAAATGCTTTTATGACCCAACCAGATCAAACGAAATGA